Genomic segment of Candidatus Thermokryptus mobilis:
ATCGCAAAATTTTACGATAAAATAAATCCAAATTCTTATAACTATTTGAATTTAAAGCATAAGTATAAATAATCCTTCCTTCATCGACAAATAAAGATAACACATCAACTTTTGGCGGAAGCCTAAATTTTATCGTGTCAAGTTTAAACAATATGGATTTATCATAACCATTCTTTTCAAGGAAACCCAAAAGCGTTGAATTAACTCTATCGCTTAAAAGCAGAAACTTTAAACCTTATTATTTTGGTCAGCGATTTATCAATTCCAAAAATTTCTCCCGTATTTGGATCCAAAGTTATCCCAAAAACTTCACGATCAAGTAAATATGTCTTAACAAATCTTCCATCAATACTATAAATATGAATTAACTTACCCCCACTATGTCTTTTAAAAGGTGTTCCAGAGTATAACGCATAAATATAATCATTTGTAACAAATATGTCTATATAACCTCGGATTGCTCGTTTCGTGTCTAAAGCCATCACAGGAAACCCTTGCAAAGATTCAACTTTATATCGCGGTAAAACCTTCAAAGGACCATGAAATCTTTTTTCCAACTTTTTATCCTTATATACATCAATAAAATCAGAAAATGTTGCGTTTAAAATACAATATAAACTATTTGGGCTTACTTTTAATTTACCTTGCATAGCTGCCTTATGTATATCCAGAGGAACCCCACTCTTTCTTCCAGGAAGCAGTTCGCCAAATGTTTCCTTTTTCTTTCCAGAAAAATTATATAAGCTAACACGACCATCGCTTAAAAAATCAAGCACTCCAATAATAGAATCATTGATAACATGAGCATAATAATTTCCAGCTCCTTCAAATGATATTACCTTATCAACCTTACACATACCGTCTATTAAGGAATAAATTGTCAGGCGATTCAATGACACATCAAAAATACTAAATCTGAATTCATCACCTGGGATATAATTTAAAGCTACAGCACTTCTAATCTCTCCAGGACCAGAACCCTCTTTACCAATTGAAGCAACCAAATTATAATTACCCCTATCATAAACTTGAATTTTCCCTCTACTACCAAGAGGTTTTCTATCATTCAGTATAAGATAACGCCCAAGGCAAATTATGCCCTCAACTTCTCCTAACGAATCATCCTGTATCACAACTTCGCCAAGTAAAATCTGCCCTTTGAAAAATCTCATTTTCATATAATTATCAATCAAAAAATAAAGACCAACAAACATTAAACACAAAAATATAAACCCAAAAACCAAAAATCTTTTTCTTTTAAACATAAAATAAATAATTCTCTCATTTTGTTAAAATTTGAGCACGCTTAATGCACACCCACAGAAAAAATCACTGGGGTTGACACGATGAA
This window contains:
- a CDS encoding BF3164 family lipoprotein encodes the protein MRFFKGQILLGEVVIQDDSLGEVEGIICLGRYLILNDRKPLGSRGKIQVYDRGNYNLVASIGKEGSGPGEIRSAVALNYIPGDEFRFSIFDVSLNRLTIYSLIDGMCKVDKVISFEGAGNYYAHVINDSIIGVLDFLSDGRVSLYNFSGKKKETFGELLPGRKSGVPLDIHKAAMQGKLKVSPNSLYCILNATFSDFIDVYKDKKLEKRFHGPLKVLPRYKVESLQGFPVMALDTKRAIRGYIDIFVTNDYIYALYSGTPFKRHSGGKLIHIYSIDGRFVKTYLLDREVFGITLDPNTGEIFGIDKSLTKIIRFKVSAFKR